The genomic segment AAAGCAAATCGAAGAACTTATGTCAAGAAAAGGTCCTATCAAAAGTAGAAAGGTAAAGTCAAAATTCAACTGCAGAATACCCAAATCGTTGTTAAGCATAATCCAGCATGCAAAAGTAGACAAGAGATTAAATCATAACACTTATAATTGAAAAGGGTTAATAAATTGAACACCACTAGAGAGAGCATCAAAGGGATGCCAATCTGCTTTCTGTCATAACAAACTACTCTTGCATTCTTCCACTCTGGTAGGAATCTGAACGCTTCCCTTAATATAGACATATACGATATTGCATAAATTCCACAAAGTAATTCCAGCTTATTCAATGGatacaaaaaatcaaaggCATTAGTACAACCAAACGAGCTTGCAGATATAGAATTACTTGATATCTGGATCAGCCTTCCAAGATCAATCATCATATACAAACCACAATAGGACATACATGTCCTCGGCAAAGCTTGAGTTGCACAAAAATACAAGATTACTCTACACATTTCTCGAATTCATCATCACATCAGGAATAAACTAACTGCAAACACAGCGCTCCTATAAGATCAGCAGAATTATTCCCAAAATTCCTATCAACGCTTTCctgttctcttttttttcgGGCGGAATgcaaaattacacacacacgcacatcTTCGTGAAAACCCAGacaaatattcaataattcTTTCAGGTCCCCATTTCATATGATTGCACTACATGCGATCAGCAACAATTTCACTCATCAGATAACAGCAAATCGGTCAAGAAGacaaacaaataacaaaataggAAATCCAAATTAAACAGAAGCAAGAACATACATTTTCACCTGAAACAATAATCTTGTGGGACATCCAGAATTATACTTCTGTAattgtcaaaataaaaagtcCCAGATTCTTATTTGCAAAAGTTTCAATGGTATATGAGCGAACAAGAAGCCAACGGCAGACTTCGATCAGTTtcacttgtatatatattggaaaATTCAATACTTGCTGGTTGATCGGGAAGAACTTGTGTCGAAAGCACATTCATGAACATTCTGGTATCGTCCTTGTCCTCGAGTGTTTGATGTATTTCTATTGTATGCTGTATTTTCTGAGACAATGGTCTATTTGTGGCCTACATTTCCGGTTTTTATTCAAcaagagtaaaaaaaaaaaaaagaaaaagaaaaaagtcatTGTGGataatccaaatatatgtttaaaataattcaaatatttttaaacggttaattacacttcgatccttttaaaaatataaaattatattttttttaaaaaaacttttcAAATGATACTTGAATtccctttaaaaaaatttatttacaattataaccCTTTTATTAGggtttgaaaagaaaaatgttgacatcgaaaaaaaaatatatataaacttttaattttatacttcaTTTATAGCATTTATACAAGTTATTGATAATAATACTAGTTTTTTCCATTCACTAACTACTACtttttatctaattacaataatttggaaataatattttattagaattatatcattttgactttacatatatattatatttacctcatcacaagtataaaaatagggacaattatacttttctttcttgaaatttagtgTAGTTACATGTAGATCCCctataaattgaaaagttaCATTTAGCACCCCTGAGGTTTTCTTTCATTTACAAATAGGTtctcaattagtcaaaatttactgaatctattgatattaacaaaaacaaaataaattgataattgatTTATCCTTGATTGACTTAATTATTGacttgttaatatcagcaaatttagtgaattttgactaacaatagaacttatttgttagacgaaagcaaacttcaggcagtagatgtaatttttcaaaccacaatgaatttatgtgtaattacaacaaactttAGGAAAGAAAAGTGTTATTATCCCATAAAATATTACTAGCGTAtctttgttaataaattattacggAATGATGATTGAAGGATAAAGTTAAaagtttatctattttttattttttattcttaacaCACACCCAATACTTACGCACACAGCCTGGTTCGAACATAAAAtctaataagaaaattttcatttatgcaattttttttttatgtcagcATTTTCTATTCAAATCCTAAGGAAAAAAGTACAATTgcaagaaatgaaaagaaaggtTAGGTAGGGGATTCATGTTCAATAGTTATCGTCCTCTCAtttcttttaaagtaaaaGTAAAAGGGGAAGTCCCCTCTCTCTCCTCCTTTTATGCTACTTGCTGTACAacaatttgatataattataaatatattttattatttaaaaaattatcaatacccttatgattttaataatcatCTAATAATTATCGTAATtcgttatatttttatttaatttttgtaatgaatCGATTAAAATGACCTTGTGAACTGTGAATTatgatttacttatttttcaaaatcttataaattttttacggGCTAAGTGGatgttattttgaattttaaaattttctcatcacaatgtttgattttttaactaacttttttaaaaaaatatatatcaagaaaaaatttgacaatttcacacctccatccaaaaattacataatttcataaattatcaagactattcgtaattttttaaataatgagaagatatttgtaaatatgtCAAACCTCGTGGGAGCttactgtaatttaccctttatttttcCCTATTTTCGATTCTCCATAATATTAGATGAGAGTAGAAAATGTTAGGTAGtaaaatagtttattattaaagaattCTCATAATAGAGTTTGCagctatttaaaaaaaaatcataatttagataaaacaTGTTAAAAACgggcaaaattttgaattatctaataaattcACGAAACTCAGtccaaaaatatccttacATTATAGCAAGcgataattagaaaaaatataaaaaaatgaactaaactctatagaaaaataaaaaaaatccacagaAAATGTCTTGACAGTAGTCGACATGATGGAATTTCACTTCGAACGGCCAAAACAATAGGTGGATTGTCCTGAAACTAGTTTCGAATTAAGAGTTATGGTCGTTTGAAGTTTCACCATTAAACTACTCAACTAAAAAACGATACTTCGACTTTCGTCTATCCAGACGTTTTCAAAATGTATCCGCATCTTATTCTACATGATATATCCTAGTTTGGTCATTGAGAGCTTATTAATTACACTGCTTAATTCTTGTACACTACATAAATGTTAGTTCCAAATGTAAGAGAAATAAACTATTGTCTTACACATTTTAATTGGGTATCGTTTGTGtgaatacaaaaaaaaaaatcataaaatgaaataagaaaagaaaaataaaacagaaaaaataagattagTAAATCATTTCAAGTGTACAGCCAATTAAAGGTGTATGGATCTCAGATAGTGTTTGAGTTGACAATGTTGGTGAGTTCTTCCAGCTTCCTCATTCTCAACTTCTCACTTTGATTCACCAACTGCCAATCAATCAATTAGACAAAGTGAAAAATTCACTGTTTGGATTGGAAAAacttaaaacaaaattcaacagctaattaagggataattgtactgtaatattaaatttgatgtaaCTACACGTAAActcttttaatttgaaaaattatacttaatatctccgatatttgttttcttccaaCAAAGAGACTCATCGTTAGTCAGAATTATCAGAATTTGTcgatatcaacaaaaaagttgaatgacgAAATCATAGTTTaccctgattgacttattactaacttattgttggtgaaataagtattttcagaccaaactacccttatacgTCTTCACCTTTATATAGgtagtttggttagaaaatatttgtttgacctacaataagtctgTAAATCAATCGGggtaaatatggattttcactcattttttgtactaacttcaataaattttgtaaatgttACTAAACGTTGggctatttgttagatgaaaataaaatgagtaccaagtataattttttaaactataaaaatttatatataattacactaaactcCAAGAGAGAACAACATAATTATCCGAACAATCAATTGAAGaggtaatttataattacctCCACAAGGGTACAGGTAAGTTGGGATTTCTCATTGTTCTTCTCTTGGAAAGCCTCCATGGCTTCTTTGTACTCCTTTTCCTGTCCACATTTCAACTCAGGCTCAGGATTTCACCatcaatacatataaatatggcatcagaatcaaatcaaataagcgctttttgaattttattatcatttattcaaaaaaaacaaaaaaagatttCATGTGCGGACTTCCATACGTGTCAAGACAGCAACACTAGCTAATAATTGTTAACCATTTAAACTTACATCTAATACATTGTCACTTTTTGAAAAGTTCAGAGAATCGTATTAtgtagtcattttttttaataaattgatggattttaaaatttttaaaaaaaattccaaattcttCCATCAAATCTAAATCCGTTCGGGGTGGGGGGTTTGAGGGTAGGGGGTGGGAAGGATGTCTTACTTTCTTGTGGCAGATCTGTGCAAGGGATTTAAGGTCACGATTAGCCAAATCAATTCTTTTACGCACAGCAGCAACTTCCTTTCTCATGGGATCACTCAGCACTTCCAGTTCCTATGTATATTACAACAACATTTCACACTCAGGTGCTCAATGttaattatttctcaaaacaatatataaacacaTGCATTCTCATATTAGTTATTAGTAACAAGAATTATGCATGAAATTGACAATATACAGTGCACAATTATATTGTTGTTATGTTGctaaaatgacatttttttttgtattattgttAATGAGAGcgtttatgaaaaaaaaaatatttttaaaattatgaaaaatcattataCTGACAATAAAAACTCTCatcatttaatgaaaatattacaattttgattCCATAATTATAGGGGTGCCAAATTTAACCACGTTCAAAGTCAGTTTGACAATTAAAATCTgccattataaaaaattagcacattaagaataaaattcatcaaaaattacaaacctAGCTGGTATTTGGCATGTACGCCTCACTCAAGCCCCGAATTCCAGCCAAGTAGCAATTTCCGACTGATTTTCCCCTAATCTTCCAATATTTGAATTCTAGGTCTTAATTGATAGATTGAATTCTAACAGGATTAAAATCGTCATCCTCAGTCAAAATTgtattcttttctcttttaatacatataattagtgataattttgattttattacttaatgTTTGTCATTAACACTTacaaaactttttattaagttGTAGACCCTAACTCATAAGTGTAAAAAGTTTACGAAGTAACAAGGagtgaattatatatatatatatctaagtttatattttattaatattataccatATAACTAATTTGTTATATTCACTACATTCAAACATAATATCAGCGATGAAATATCAAATGATGGTCTTAAAATTGTCGTCAAACATAATATCAGCGATGAAATATCAAATGATGGTCTTAAAATTGTCGTCAAACATAATTCCatgaagtaatttttgtttttatcataatatgaTTTGTAGTGTGTAGAACGGTACATAAAACTATTACTACAGAAAATTAGCAACACTGtagtgacaataattatttgtcacTGAATATGTGTAATAATTGTCAATcacaataattttatgcataattttatttattttttattaattcttacTTGTGagaacttttataaaataattatcatgttTAAAACTATgaaacatattattatgagaaaataattcttttatcacTTAATACATGTAACTAGTAGTAATAATagttcatatataattattacctTTCCAATTTGGactttacaataatttcaaaattttctcaaacatatcactttatttctaatattaattaattcatggctaatataaatccaattaccCTGTAAtcataaacaaaaacatataccatctattatttattaatttctcattaataccaaatttttatgtaatactCAATATAGCTCGTTACTTTTTCAcgtatatattagaaaaaattaaatatgatttgatatttacaataaattttatttccttcaagaaaaactaattaatataccTCATATCTATCTCGTTTATCTTACATAATCGTGcaaaagagggaaaaaaaaaatgcacacaCATTTATTCTCtatcaattttgcaaaaaaatttaatcacttaaaaaaaatccaaagaaAGCCAGAGCAGACATTACCTCCCAGACATGTGCCAATCGTCTGGTTTCTTCTTCGGCACGGGTGAGCTGAGACTCCACCCTCTCCCTCACTTCCATTTTTCTCCTCTCAATCTCCTCTTCTCTTGCTTGATACAACGCAATCGCCGTCTTTGAGGCCTCGCATTCGTTGCTGTCGTCTACCGACGACCGACTCCCATTGCTCGCGAGACTCATCGTTCTTCTGCAGACAATGCTGTTTATTGTGCCAAAACACTGACTGTCTTCTTACATATATAGAATCTCTATGTACTTTTACATGTTTGCatcattagaaaatatttatatgtgtaaCAGTTTTGCACATTGTGTTGTCCAATGCCCTCTTGCTTTAGCTTTACTGTTTATCCTCTTTCTCCATATCCCTTCCTTTCTTTTCAAGCTACTTTTGATATAAAGCAACATAATTAGGCTTTTTGCGTTTGCTTTCTATAGGTTGATTAAAAGAAGTTGATAATTGATGGATTAGACTGTCaaaatgcacatatatatatatattattaatatcatccAAAGCATTATTTGACTACGCATATATgtcataaaagaaatataattttttgttatagttaatatgagaaaaataaaaaaattatgaccaacattaattaattacgatTATgcaatgataatatatataattagctATTGTTAATTTCTGTGAGGAAAAAATTTAGCCGtagctaaaatattatgacaaaaaattacacatgttGATTAGCAGTGGTTAGAATTTAAGTTTCTGCAATTGAATTTGTTCGATCGAAGTAGTTAATATTGATtgctataaattttaaaacgtGATCATTTATGAGGataatctattttttggtAGTAATATCTCATATGAGGATATATAGCCTAAAGATGTTGCAGTAGAGTAACTTCAGTAGTTTCAGAAGCACTTGCTTGACTTGAAGTCCACTACATAcggtttaaatatatttctgcATCTGTAGTTTTGGcactttgatatttttatgttttatttttctagcgttgtaaaataattatataattttttgatatttcgtGATTTTTGGTTCTTCCGATACTGAATTATGCAAAAGTTGTCGGAAGAAATCATGTATCCTTcataattttcacatttttatcttttaagtaaatttataaaaatatccttattCTTCTTGACTTGTATATTATCATAGGCTTATACATGTTCATCTTAAAATTAACTACCAACATgtaatttctattattttctatatttttctttaaatattttgtattgttataattttatttcataatggtattataataaaattacttaatattttgtcttttcacAAACAAATTATTACCATCAAGACGCATAGCTATTGCtcttatctatatatatatcgtgtgtgtgtgtgtgcgcatgTGCACGACTCCTATTTTTGTCATGGCAcgaccaaaaaaaatattacaaatggctataatttgaaaattatttaatattatactacaatcaaataaaataatgtaaaaactTAAACTGTAATCATGATTACTCAATTGTTGTCGTAATTTTAGatatggtcaaaatatttatcatgattcttaattaattatgactaaaatatttaccataattttatgtatattcaacattttatctcgtttgttaaaaataacggctaataataattgcactaatatgattgattatatatcattagtcaatttttttacttataattatgataattaatcataataacaGAAGAAATCATTCTTGTAACGTAGGTAGAGattttttggtcttataaTAAGTTATGGATGTTTGGATGGTCATATGGCTAAAATATTGACTAAGGATGagaagtttaatttattagtgGAATTGTACTGTTTTTGCTTGAAATGTGGGCAAGTTTGTTAGCAAGACACATTCAAGTGTTGGCTACTCGAGCAATCAAAACAGCCTTTTGATTGGCATAGGTTTGGTCAGAATGAGATTTGAGCTTgtaagataaaatttttaccTTACCTCACAAGTCACGCATAACAATGTAAGAATGGGTAAATTACgataagtttttttaaaatttaatataattatgaacattttattgttgtttgaaaactTATCAGggaattttcttattttaataattattagtcgTCGTGGCACGCTGTTtctgtgtgtatataataaataataatttatattttaaaatatattatgaataaaaaaataaatataaaccaatacattatatttctaaaaaagatttaaaaggaagaaagaaagcaacaaagaaaagaaaagaaaatcaacttaagGGTATTATTaacataacaataaaattggtgTTGCAGTGTTATAACTGCGTTTACGAGAGGAAaatgctttttcttttcatatggTATTGATTCAACAACTAGATCAATCAGTTAGTTtccgttagattttcatttattctttttgtggtaaactgacaaaaatattctttttatagtttatcaattataattttacttatttttacaaatgttatgatttttttttaataaattaagtagaCAATTTTTTCGATCTACCTAGTCCGATTTGTTTACaaattttactcttttttttttttctctaagaagggaaaagtataataagggtgaaattgacaatttcaagcctctattcaagaattacataatttcatcaaacatcagagagtatctgtaattttttaaatataaataaagtattttcaaTTGTGCTAAATCTCATTGAAacttgttataatttaccctataataattagtacttttaattatCCTATCCCttttggttgatttttttgcttttctcaAAGTTGTTGGGTTTGTGTAGaggaataaatattttgaatccTATTTTAAATGTCTAGAAAACGTGTCGCACACGTCAGTTAACGTGTTTGTAGTATGTCTAACGTCGtgtctttatatatatatatatgcagatATTGTGCTCGATACATATTCGGTACTGCATTGGACAATCGTGCATTATAGGTTCTCATagtacttaatttatttactttgataaaaattgttactatttttttcttgtaaatagaatatattGTCTTTGCAACTTAAATCTCAATTGCACTTACTATATTCTTTTACCTCCACGGTATAATTATGAGGAAAAACGAGTAAaagtacaatttaaaaagaactttaaattttaaaataaaattaattaatcagaAGTaactcattttaaaattttcaacagaacttctaatttataaaattgaggatttttatttgaaattttctgattttgattctttatatttccttttttatgttttaaaatttagattagTGTT from the Sesamum indicum cultivar Zhongzhi No. 13 unplaced genomic scaffold, S_indicum_v1.0 scaffold00379, whole genome shotgun sequence genome contains:
- the LOC105180173 gene encoding uncharacterized protein LOC105180173 (The sequence of the model RefSeq protein was modified relative to this genomic sequence to represent the inferred CDS: added 26 bases not found in genome assembly), which encodes MSLASNGSRSVDDSNECEASKTAIALYQAREEEIERRKMEVRERVESQLTRAEEETRRLAHVWEELEVLSDPMRKEVAAVRKRIDLANRDLKSLAQICHKKEKEYKEAMEAFQEKNNEKSQLTCTLVELVNQSEKLRMRKLEELTNIVNSNTI